A DNA window from Anas acuta chromosome 4, bAnaAcu1.1, whole genome shotgun sequence contains the following coding sequences:
- the KCTD8 gene encoding BTB/POZ domain-containing protein KCTD8 isoform X3, whose protein sequence is MALKEAGGSILPISDMVSGPSGSPFPEVVELNVGGQVYVTRHSTLLSVPDSTLATMFSPCRGGPAAARQLPRDSRARFFIDRDGFLFRYVLDYLRDKQLALPEHFPEKERLLREAEYFQLGDLVKLLSPKVTKQSSLNDEGCQSDLEDSNSQGSSDRLQRAALDKRSGFLTVGYRGSYTTVRDNQADAKFRRVARIMVCGRIALAKEVFGETLNESRDPDRPPEKYTSRFYLKFTYLEQAFDRLSEAGFHMVACNSTGTAAFINQYRDDKIWSSYTEYIFFKSNWS, encoded by the exons ATGGCTTTGAAGGAGGCGGGCGGCAGCATCCTGCCCATCAGCGACATGGTGTCGGGGCCGTCGGGCTCGCCGTTCCCCGAGGTGGTGGAGCTGAACGTGGGGGGCCAGGTGTACGTGACGAGGCACTCCACGCTGCTCAGTGTCCCGGACAGCACGCTAGCCACCATGTTCTCGCCCTGCCGGGGCGGCCCGGCGGCGGCCCGGCAGCTGCCCAGGGACAGCCGGGCGCGCTTCTTCATCGACCGCGACGGCTTCCTCTTCAGGTACGTGCTGGATTACTTGCGGGACAAGCAGCTGGCGCTGCCCGAGCACTTCCCCGAGAAGGAGCGGCTCCTGCGGGAGGCCGAGTACTTCCAGCTGGGCGACCTGGTGAAGCTGCTGTCGCCCAAGGTCACCAAGCAGAGCTCGCTCAACGACGAGGGCTGCCAGAGCGACCTGGAGGACAGCAACTCGCAGGGCAGCAGCGACCGGCTGCAGCGGGCGGCGCTGGACAAGCGCTCGGGCTTCCTCACCGTGGGCTACCGCGGCTCCTACACCACGGTGCGGGACAACCAGGCGGACGCCAAGTTCCGCCGCGTCGCCCGCATCATGGTGTGCGGCAGGATCGCCCTGGCCAAGGAGGTCTTCGGCGAGACCCTGAACGAGAGCCGCGACCCCGACCGCCCCCCCGAGAAGTACACCTCCCGCTTCTACCTCAAGTTCACCTACCTGGAGCAAGCCTTCGACCGGCTCTCCGAGGCGGGCTTCCACATGGTGGCTTGCAACTCCACCGGCACCGCCGCCTTCATCAACCAGTACAGGGACGACAAGATCTGGAGCAGCTACACCGAGTACATCTTCTTCA aaTCTAATTGGTCTTAA